One genomic window of Phycisphaerales bacterium includes the following:
- the infB gene encoding translation initiation factor IF-2 — protein sequence MAKRVFEIAKELGVASKAVVQKCRDEGIPESNIKNHMSTVSVGLEATIREWFAGEAAPSATAVETSERVDLEKVRAKPRARKAAAKKIGKASKASKPDETESTTGTAVAEPPKRASRATPAAPSADDGNDASVKEEPPVEAPKPEAPAKAAEAPVEPAKPAATEAPAADEAPATGDADDDASGNGQQAAAEAPKSPPKPAPQNVPTRPTVVKPAGPMIDQHEKTPVKLSGPKIVRVEAPEQVDTRPRGRGGPRGGGGGGFGGPGGPGGPMPPMDGGGGRRGGPSSRRRGRNEPQQGGSGMWREQDLIEREAKLQQAGGYLRKRRQDLARGAGQQARQQSPAQQGGTVKITAPFTIKDLSAATGVKGAEIVKKLFMQGIMAQINSGIEVEKAQEIMMDFDIELEVTAAKSAEEAVAAQFEERTTVDERSRGPIVTILGHVDHGKTSLLDKIRDANVAAGEAGGITQATSAFRVPVHVGDDTDREEKQVVFIDTPGHEAFTSMRSRGANVTDIVVLVVAADDGVMPQTIESINHAKAAGVPIVVALNKIDRPQATDAKIQEILGQLAQHELNPVDWGGDVEVIRTSAHTGQGIQELLETLDFQAQLLELKSDFGGNARGTVIESQMEPGRGAVMNVLLQEGALNVGDFIVAGRAFGRVRDMTDDKGQRIREAHPPMPLQVTGIDELPDAGDKFFVASSLKDAQNAAEQRRAREREEQLAQPAMTLDRMFSQMAEAELKEILVVLKADVQGSVDVLKSEIEKVSTEEIKVRVIHAAVGGVTESDVLLAEASKAVIVGFNVIPSGKARKLADGKGVQIRTYDVIYHITEDMQMAAEGMLDPELRQEVLGHAEVRAVFKVSKVGTIAGCYVTDGVVQRDALIRVTRGDIVIENDRKLSQLKRFKDDAKEVRANMECGMKIDGYDDIKEGDILECYKQVEVKRTL from the coding sequence TTGGCAAAGCGTGTGTTCGAGATCGCGAAGGAGCTCGGGGTTGCCTCGAAGGCCGTGGTGCAGAAGTGCCGCGACGAAGGCATTCCCGAGTCGAACATCAAGAACCACATGTCCACCGTGTCGGTCGGGCTCGAGGCAACGATCCGCGAGTGGTTCGCGGGTGAGGCTGCGCCCTCGGCGACCGCGGTAGAGACGTCCGAGCGCGTCGACCTGGAGAAGGTCCGCGCCAAGCCCCGCGCCCGCAAGGCCGCCGCCAAGAAGATCGGCAAGGCAAGCAAGGCCAGCAAGCCGGACGAGACCGAGAGCACCACGGGCACGGCCGTCGCCGAGCCGCCCAAGCGTGCCAGCCGGGCCACGCCCGCCGCGCCCTCGGCAGACGACGGCAACGACGCGAGCGTCAAGGAAGAGCCCCCGGTCGAGGCACCCAAGCCCGAGGCTCCGGCCAAGGCGGCCGAAGCGCCCGTCGAGCCGGCGAAGCCCGCCGCGACGGAGGCCCCCGCCGCCGACGAAGCACCGGCAACCGGCGACGCGGACGACGACGCATCGGGCAACGGCCAGCAGGCCGCCGCGGAGGCGCCCAAGTCTCCGCCCAAGCCCGCGCCGCAGAACGTGCCGACGCGGCCGACGGTCGTCAAGCCCGCCGGCCCGATGATCGACCAGCACGAGAAGACGCCGGTGAAGCTCAGCGGCCCGAAGATCGTGCGCGTCGAAGCCCCCGAGCAGGTCGACACCCGGCCGCGCGGCCGCGGTGGCCCGCGTGGTGGCGGTGGCGGCGGATTCGGCGGGCCGGGTGGCCCTGGCGGCCCGATGCCCCCGATGGACGGCGGCGGCGGTCGGCGCGGCGGGCCCAGCTCGCGGCGTCGCGGACGCAACGAGCCCCAGCAGGGCGGCAGCGGCATGTGGCGCGAGCAGGACCTCATCGAGCGTGAGGCCAAGCTGCAGCAGGCCGGCGGCTACCTGCGCAAGCGCCGCCAGGACCTGGCGCGCGGCGCGGGCCAGCAGGCCCGCCAGCAGAGCCCGGCCCAGCAGGGCGGCACGGTCAAGATCACCGCGCCGTTCACGATCAAGGACCTGTCGGCCGCGACCGGCGTGAAGGGCGCCGAGATCGTCAAGAAGCTGTTCATGCAGGGCATCATGGCCCAGATCAACAGCGGCATCGAGGTCGAGAAGGCCCAGGAAATCATGATGGACTTCGACATCGAGCTCGAAGTCACCGCCGCCAAGAGCGCCGAGGAAGCCGTTGCCGCCCAGTTCGAGGAGCGGACGACCGTTGATGAGCGGTCGCGTGGCCCCATCGTCACCATCCTGGGCCACGTCGACCACGGCAAGACGAGCCTGCTGGACAAGATCCGCGACGCGAACGTGGCCGCGGGCGAGGCCGGCGGCATCACGCAGGCTACCAGCGCCTTCCGCGTGCCCGTGCACGTGGGCGACGACACCGACCGCGAAGAGAAGCAGGTCGTCTTCATCGATACGCCGGGCCACGAGGCGTTTACGTCCATGCGCTCGCGCGGCGCCAACGTAACCGACATCGTGGTGCTGGTGGTGGCGGCCGACGACGGCGTGATGCCCCAGACCATCGAGTCGATCAACCACGCCAAGGCGGCCGGCGTGCCGATCGTCGTGGCGCTCAACAAGATCGACCGCCCGCAGGCAACCGATGCGAAGATCCAGGAGATCCTGGGCCAGCTCGCCCAGCACGAGCTGAACCCCGTCGACTGGGGCGGCGACGTCGAGGTCATCCGCACCAGCGCCCACACGGGCCAGGGCATCCAGGAATTGCTCGAGACGCTCGACTTCCAGGCCCAGCTCCTGGAGCTCAAGAGCGACTTCGGCGGCAACGCCCGCGGCACGGTCATCGAGAGCCAGATGGAGCCCGGCCGCGGCGCCGTCATGAACGTGCTGCTGCAAGAGGGCGCGCTCAACGTCGGCGACTTCATCGTCGCAGGCCGCGCGTTCGGCCGCGTCCGCGACATGACCGACGACAAGGGCCAACGCATCCGCGAGGCCCACCCGCCCATGCCGCTACAGGTCACCGGCATCGACGAGTTGCCCGACGCGGGCGACAAGTTCTTCGTGGCCAGCAGCCTGAAGGACGCCCAGAACGCCGCCGAGCAGCGCCGCGCTCGCGAGCGCGAGGAGCAGCTCGCCCAGCCGGCAATGACGCTCGACCGCATGTTCAGCCAGATGGCCGAGGCCGAGCTGAAGGAGATCCTGGTCGTTCTCAAGGCCGACGTGCAGGGCTCGGTCGATGTGCTCAAGAGCGAGATCGAGAAGGTCTCGACCGAGGAGATCAAGGTCCGCGTCATCCACGCGGCCGTGGGCGGCGTGACCGAGAGCGACGTGCTGCTGGCCGAGGCGTCCAAGGCCGTCATCGTCGGGTTCAACGTCATCCCCTCGGGCAAGGCCCGCAAGCTGGCCGACGGCAAGGGCGTGCAGATCCGCACGTACGACGTCATCTACCACATCACCGAGGACATGCAAATGGCCGCCGAGGGCATGCTCGACCCCGAGCTGCGCCAGGAGGTCCTGGGCCACGCCGAGGTGCGTGCGGTGTTCAAGGTGTCGAAGGTCGGCACGATCGCCGGCTGCTACGTCACCGACGGCGTGGTGCAGCGCGACGCGCTCATCCGCGTCACCCGCGGCGACATCGTCATCGAGAACGATCGCAAGCTGAGCCAGCTCAAGCGCTTCAAGGACGACGCGAAGGAAGTTCGCGCGAACATGGAGTGCGGCATGAAGATCGACGGCTACGACGACATCAAGGAGGGCGACATCCTCGAGTGCTACAAGCAGGTCGAGGTGAAGCGGACGCTGTGA
- the nusA gene encoding transcription termination factor NusA, protein MLRILDSIARDRKVERSVLVADLEQAMVSAARKHFGSLDLEEFACSVDQLSGEIALTRHGEPVELNPQDLGRIAAQTFKQVMIQKFREDEQTSLYDRYHTRVGQIVTGTAQRYERGGRLVVSLDAGEGEMPRQEQIPGEQFSPGDRVRAMILDVKRDGSATRVVLSRGHTDFIKRLFEVEVPEVAERIIEVKAMAREPGQRTKIAVSSIDSRVDAVGACVGVRGSRIKNIVDELNGEKIDIVRWNESSQILIQNALKPAEVAEISLCFELGRATVVVREDQLSLAIGKRGQNVRLAAKLTGWDVDILTPEEFTKNLEIMSTTLQQVDEIDEQMVDRLAALGMISVFDVEEIGAEMLATELELSPEVAAKAVELASDRAKIVAEEQAREKEEAEKRRQEEQARIAAGEDLLGPEGAPDADSAAAAILGGSGGGATSDATEGDAGGASDSGGEQASSEDASESAGSGDSTQAEGEGNDSNGDSRAAEILGG, encoded by the coding sequence ATGCTCAGGATCTTGGATTCGATCGCACGCGACCGCAAGGTCGAGCGTTCGGTGCTGGTTGCCGACCTCGAGCAAGCCATGGTGAGCGCGGCGCGCAAGCACTTCGGCTCGCTCGATCTCGAAGAGTTTGCCTGCTCGGTCGACCAGCTCAGCGGCGAGATCGCCTTGACGCGTCACGGCGAGCCGGTCGAGCTCAATCCGCAGGACCTGGGCCGCATCGCCGCCCAGACCTTCAAGCAGGTCATGATCCAGAAGTTCCGCGAGGACGAGCAGACGAGCTTGTATGACCGCTACCACACCCGCGTGGGGCAGATCGTCACCGGCACCGCGCAGCGCTACGAGCGCGGCGGGCGCCTGGTCGTCTCGCTCGACGCCGGCGAGGGCGAGATGCCGCGCCAGGAGCAGATTCCTGGCGAGCAGTTCAGCCCGGGCGACCGCGTCCGCGCGATGATCCTGGACGTGAAGCGTGACGGCTCGGCCACGCGAGTCGTGCTCAGCCGAGGCCATACCGACTTCATCAAGCGGCTCTTCGAGGTCGAGGTACCCGAAGTTGCCGAGCGCATCATCGAGGTGAAGGCGATGGCGCGCGAGCCGGGCCAGCGCACCAAGATCGCCGTGAGCAGCATCGACAGTCGCGTCGACGCCGTGGGCGCCTGCGTGGGCGTGCGCGGCAGCCGCATCAAGAACATCGTCGACGAGCTCAACGGCGAGAAGATCGACATCGTCCGCTGGAACGAGAGCAGCCAGATCCTCATCCAGAACGCGCTCAAGCCCGCCGAGGTCGCCGAGATCAGCCTGTGCTTCGAGCTCGGCCGCGCGACCGTCGTGGTGCGCGAGGACCAGCTCAGCCTGGCCATCGGCAAGCGCGGGCAGAACGTGCGCCTGGCGGCCAAGCTCACCGGCTGGGACGTGGACATCCTCACGCCCGAGGAGTTCACCAAGAACCTGGAGATCATGTCGACCACGCTCCAGCAGGTCGACGAGATCGACGAGCAGATGGTCGACCGCCTGGCGGCGCTGGGCATGATCAGCGTGTTCGACGTCGAGGAGATCGGCGCCGAGATGCTGGCGACCGAGCTTGAGCTGAGCCCGGAGGTGGCCGCCAAGGCCGTCGAGCTGGCCAGCGACCGTGCGAAGATCGTGGCCGAGGAGCAGGCCCGCGAGAAGGAAGAGGCCGAGAAGCGCCGCCAGGAAGAGCAGGCCCGGATCGCCGCGGGCGAGGACCTGCTGGGCCCCGAGGGCGCGCCCGACGCCGACAGCGCGGCGGCCGCGATCCTCGGTGGATCGGGTGGTGGTGCCACAAGCGACGCAACGGAAGGCGACGCGGGCGGCGCATCGGATAGTGGTGGTGAACAGGCCTCGTCCGAGGATGCGAGCGAGTCTGCCGGCAGCGGCGACTCGACGCAAGCCGAGGGCGAGGGGAACGACAGCAACGGCGACAGCCGGGCCGCGGAGATCCTCGGCGGCTGA
- the fliM gene encoding flagellar motor switch protein FliM, whose translation MDVLDQNEVDALLAAVNSDAVEQEPPRAQIFSRHLRDFDEIEVRTYDFKRPERVSKDQMRALQTLHEQFARNFGASLSGFLRTIVEVKLATCEQMTYGEFISALPNPTSFNLIESSILEGQICMELSPLIIYPIIDRLLGGTSQDLFIPQRPMTLIESRLISNVTNRGLGALSEAWAGVKEMTFEIKATESNPQLVQIVPPNEVVVVVGFEIKMSNRAGTMSLCIPYNVIEPVITAVSAQNWFSSSQSAKYASMERAVSGTLAGASVSVAGVLARTTISLRDLATMSAGDLIMTETPATRPMVLAVEGERTFLAHIGQHRNKRALRVVRATTQTDRV comes from the coding sequence ATGGACGTGCTGGACCAGAACGAGGTCGATGCCCTGCTTGCCGCGGTGAACTCCGACGCGGTCGAGCAGGAGCCGCCACGGGCCCAGATCTTCAGCCGGCACCTCCGCGACTTCGACGAGATCGAGGTCCGCACGTACGACTTCAAGCGCCCCGAGCGCGTCAGCAAGGACCAGATGCGGGCCCTGCAGACGCTGCACGAGCAGTTCGCGCGGAACTTCGGTGCGTCGTTATCGGGCTTTCTACGAACCATCGTCGAGGTCAAGCTCGCCACGTGCGAACAAATGACGTACGGCGAGTTCATCAGCGCCCTGCCCAACCCCACGAGCTTCAACCTCATCGAGAGCAGCATCCTCGAGGGCCAGATCTGCATGGAGCTGAGCCCGCTCATCATCTACCCGATCATCGATCGCCTGCTGGGCGGCACCAGCCAGGACCTCTTCATCCCTCAGCGGCCCATGACCCTCATCGAGAGCCGGCTCATCAGCAACGTGACCAACCGCGGCCTGGGCGCCCTGAGCGAGGCCTGGGCGGGCGTGAAGGAGATGACCTTCGAGATCAAGGCCACCGAGAGCAACCCGCAGCTCGTCCAGATCGTGCCGCCCAACGAGGTCGTGGTGGTCGTGGGCTTCGAGATCAAGATGTCCAACCGGGCCGGCACCATGAGCCTGTGCATCCCCTACAACGTCATCGAGCCGGTGATCACGGCCGTGAGCGCCCAGAACTGGTTCTCGTCGAGTCAGTCGGCCAAGTACGCCAGCATGGAGCGGGCCGTCAGCGGCACGCTCGCGGGCGCCAGCGTGTCGGTGGCCGGCGTGCTGGCCCGCACCACCATCAGCCTGCGCGACCTCGCGACCATGTCCGCCGGGGATCTGATCATGACCGAGACCCCCGCCACCCGGCCCATGGTGCTGGCCGTCGAGGGCGAGCGGACCTTCCTGGCCCACATCGGCCAGCACCGCAACAAGCGGGCCCTCCGAGTCGTCCGAGCCACGACGCAGACCGACCGGGTGTAG
- a CDS encoding cytochrome c biogenesis protein CcdA: MRHATILGLIALLFGLLSPAAAAQPVGFGGDVAVSATAWWSPRQADEGPLVAFVAVTLDHPPALHSWPSADQDVLPEDVASFAIRTEATLQPSPGVLGTGEIQWPNPKPYPVPDPSGMGDPIEVPVYSGRAVAFIPVLIDREAAGQARTLDLAVSYQACDDTVCYPPENVDVSASLAAFGSGEVPAEAASLEPQTIDAAIGLAVAGSSAPGAEEPAAADEDPTTEPAAPAQAGAADTRNKFLGFIPVPSPDSAGGIAVVVLLGLVGGFVLNLTPCVLPVIPIKVMTLSQHAGSPGKTLVLGIWMALGVIGFWIALGIPAALLGKAVGAIFGIWWFTFAVGVIIAIMSIGLMGLFTVQLPQSVYKVNPKADSPWGSFVFGVMTGVLGLPCFGLVAGALLASSTVIPPVVTMLIFGALGVGMALPYLILSLNPKWVEVLPRTGPASELVKQVMGLLLLGAAAYFVASGLQALILDMPWIGRQLHWWAAAVFVAIGCLWLAVRTMQITKSVPKRGIFGVLGLALAAGAVLFAYDVTDSAKADYLEREARIAEAAGDGDGVILTSTWVDYSPQLMARAREEGYVIVVKFTADWCLTCRALESGVLGVDPVLSRLREDDVVMVKADLTSSGLPAWDLMNELNQNAPPVLAVYGPGIPDDSPWVANNYTSRTVLDAIALGKGASSTGEIAQAK, translated from the coding sequence ATGCGGCACGCGACCATCTTGGGCCTCATCGCCCTGCTTTTCGGACTCCTTTCGCCCGCGGCGGCCGCCCAGCCCGTTGGCTTCGGCGGCGATGTTGCCGTGTCGGCGACCGCGTGGTGGTCTCCCCGGCAGGCCGATGAAGGCCCGCTCGTGGCGTTCGTGGCCGTCACGCTCGACCACCCACCGGCCCTGCACAGCTGGCCCAGCGCCGACCAGGACGTGCTGCCCGAGGACGTCGCGTCCTTTGCCATCCGAACCGAAGCGACGCTCCAGCCCAGCCCGGGCGTGCTGGGCACGGGCGAGATCCAGTGGCCCAACCCCAAGCCCTACCCGGTGCCCGACCCGAGCGGCATGGGCGATCCGATCGAGGTGCCCGTCTACTCGGGCCGGGCGGTCGCGTTCATTCCGGTGCTGATCGATCGCGAGGCAGCCGGCCAGGCCCGCACGCTCGACCTCGCCGTGAGCTACCAGGCCTGCGACGACACGGTGTGCTACCCGCCCGAGAACGTGGACGTCTCTGCGAGCCTGGCGGCCTTCGGCTCGGGTGAAGTTCCGGCCGAAGCCGCAAGCCTCGAGCCACAGACCATCGATGCGGCCATCGGCCTTGCCGTCGCGGGCAGCAGCGCGCCCGGGGCCGAAGAGCCGGCCGCCGCCGATGAAGATCCCACAACCGAACCCGCGGCTCCCGCCCAGGCCGGCGCTGCCGACACGCGCAACAAGTTCCTCGGATTCATTCCCGTACCCAGCCCCGATTCGGCCGGCGGCATCGCCGTCGTCGTACTGCTGGGCCTGGTGGGCGGCTTCGTGCTGAACCTGACCCCGTGCGTGCTGCCGGTGATCCCCATCAAGGTGATGACGCTGTCGCAGCACGCGGGCTCGCCCGGCAAGACGCTGGTCCTGGGCATCTGGATGGCGCTTGGCGTCATCGGCTTCTGGATCGCGCTTGGCATCCCGGCCGCGCTGCTGGGCAAGGCCGTGGGCGCTATCTTCGGCATCTGGTGGTTCACGTTCGCCGTGGGCGTCATCATCGCCATCATGTCGATCGGCCTGATGGGCCTGTTCACGGTCCAGCTGCCACAATCCGTGTACAAGGTAAATCCCAAGGCCGATTCGCCCTGGGGCTCGTTCGTATTCGGCGTCATGACCGGCGTACTGGGCCTGCCGTGCTTCGGCCTGGTCGCGGGCGCGTTGCTGGCGAGCTCGACGGTCATCCCGCCGGTCGTCACGATGCTGATCTTCGGCGCTCTGGGCGTGGGCATGGCGTTGCCGTACCTGATCTTGTCGCTGAACCCCAAGTGGGTCGAGGTGCTTCCGCGCACGGGGCCGGCCAGCGAGCTCGTCAAGCAGGTCATGGGGCTGCTGCTGCTGGGCGCGGCGGCGTACTTCGTCGCGTCGGGCCTGCAGGCGCTCATCCTCGACATGCCGTGGATCGGACGCCAGCTGCACTGGTGGGCCGCGGCGGTGTTTGTCGCGATCGGCTGCCTGTGGCTCGCCGTTCGCACCATGCAGATCACCAAGAGCGTGCCGAAGCGAGGCATCTTCGGCGTGCTTGGGCTCGCGCTCGCCGCTGGTGCGGTGCTGTTCGCATACGACGTGACCGACAGCGCGAAGGCCGACTACCTCGAGCGTGAGGCGCGCATCGCCGAGGCAGCGGGCGACGGCGACGGCGTCATCCTGACGAGCACGTGGGTCGACTACTCGCCCCAGCTCATGGCCCGAGCGCGCGAAGAAGGTTACGTGATCGTCGTCAAGTTCACGGCCGACTGGTGCCTGACCTGTCGCGCGCTCGAGAGCGGCGTGCTGGGCGTCGATCCGGTCCTGTCACGCCTGCGAGAAGACGACGTCGTCATGGTGAAGGCCGACCTGACCAGCAGCGGCTTGCCGGCCTGGGACTTGATGAACGAGCTGAACCAGAATGCCCCGCCGGTGCTGGCCGTCTACGGCCCGGGCATCCCCGATGACTCGCCCTGGGTCGCCAACAACTACACCAGTCGCACGGTCCTGGACGCCATCGCCCTCGGCAAGGGTGCGTCGAGCACGGGCGAGATCGCGCAAGCGAAGTGA
- a CDS encoding S8 family serine peptidase has translation MLSETSALRGRAACLAATLPLACLSAFAQPAIDARHDPQTLQLRYAAFDPAEVIPAVPLELRAETPGAYIVQLRDRATDASRAAITEAGGRIGRFLPHNAYIVRMDAPTAARVRTLGAVRWVGPFHPAYKLDEPLLQAITIGGSYATPARYSIQMLGRGPADQHAVADAIAELGGVVHGFEPQGYRIEATMTLDELAAVAHRPEVLFIDAKGAPETDMDIVRLFSGGDRLHGLGFSGQGVRGEVLDGGLRTSHLDFQARPPIIHTANGPVTAHGTAVYGIVFGDGYADERYAGMLPEGQGIFASYPELGFLGAGPGRYEHTAELIDPEGPYRAVFQTNSWGDPRSTNYTTISAQMDDIAFHNDILITQSQSNSGDRRSRPQAWAKNIVSVGGINHESTLTRVDDYHWAASTGPAADGRIKPDFSHFYDRIETTSSAGPREYTVFNGTSASTPIVAGHFGILYQLWSEGIFGNAVDAAGDVFTSRPSATTARALMVNTARPWPISDDIARDEQGWGPPSVSSLYDARDSLFVVDQSWTLLRRGDRAEFAVGMPPQGAPLRVTMAYLDPAGNPASTVHRINDLDLRVTAPDGTVYHGNVGLHDGLYSMPGGDRNQVDTIENVFIERADAGVWTVEVVAQEINEDSDLSTPGMDAHFSLVIQGGGVAPICGVDFDKDGRLTIFDFVGFQSAFTDGDLAADFDRDGVLTMFDFILFQSRFVVGCS, from the coding sequence ATGCTGTCAGAAACATCTGCGTTGCGGGGGCGGGCGGCCTGCCTAGCTGCCACGCTCCCGCTGGCCTGTCTATCCGCTTTCGCCCAGCCCGCCATCGACGCTCGGCACGATCCCCAGACCCTCCAGCTCCGCTACGCCGCCTTCGATCCCGCGGAGGTCATTCCCGCCGTCCCGCTCGAGCTCCGCGCCGAAACACCGGGCGCGTACATCGTGCAGCTGCGCGACCGCGCCACCGACGCGTCGCGCGCCGCGATCACCGAAGCCGGCGGCCGCATTGGCCGCTTCCTTCCTCACAACGCGTACATCGTGCGCATGGACGCGCCCACCGCCGCCCGCGTGCGCACGCTGGGCGCCGTCCGCTGGGTCGGGCCTTTCCACCCCGCGTACAAGCTCGACGAGCCCTTGCTCCAGGCCATCACGATCGGCGGCAGCTACGCGACGCCCGCGCGATACTCCATCCAGATGCTTGGCCGCGGTCCGGCCGACCAGCACGCCGTGGCCGACGCCATCGCCGAGCTCGGCGGCGTCGTGCATGGTTTTGAGCCGCAGGGCTACCGCATCGAGGCGACGATGACCCTCGATGAGCTCGCCGCCGTCGCGCACCGCCCCGAAGTTCTGTTCATCGATGCGAAGGGCGCGCCCGAGACCGACATGGACATCGTTCGCCTGTTCAGCGGCGGCGATCGCTTGCATGGTCTGGGCTTCTCGGGCCAGGGCGTTCGTGGCGAGGTACTCGACGGCGGCCTGCGCACCAGCCACCTGGACTTCCAGGCCAGGCCCCCCATCATCCATACCGCCAATGGGCCCGTGACCGCACACGGCACTGCGGTCTACGGCATCGTGTTTGGCGACGGCTACGCCGACGAGCGGTACGCCGGCATGCTGCCCGAAGGCCAGGGCATCTTCGCCAGCTACCCGGAGCTTGGCTTCCTTGGAGCCGGGCCGGGGCGCTACGAGCACACGGCCGAGCTGATCGACCCCGAGGGTCCCTACCGCGCCGTGTTCCAGACCAACAGCTGGGGCGACCCGCGCTCGACGAACTACACGACGATCTCGGCCCAGATGGACGACATCGCGTTCCACAACGACATCCTCATCACCCAGAGCCAGTCGAACTCGGGCGACCGGCGTTCGCGCCCGCAGGCGTGGGCCAAGAACATCGTGTCGGTCGGGGGCATCAACCACGAGAGCACGCTGACCCGCGTGGACGACTACCACTGGGCAGCCAGCACCGGACCCGCCGCCGATGGGCGCATCAAGCCCGACTTCTCACACTTCTACGACCGCATCGAGACCACCAGCAGCGCCGGCCCGCGAGAGTACACCGTCTTCAACGGCACCAGCGCATCGACGCCCATCGTCGCGGGCCACTTCGGGATCCTCTACCAGCTCTGGAGCGAGGGCATCTTCGGCAACGCCGTCGATGCCGCCGGCGACGTGTTTACGAGCAGGCCCAGCGCCACGACCGCCCGAGCGCTCATGGTCAACACGGCCCGGCCCTGGCCCATCAGCGACGACATCGCGCGAGACGAGCAGGGCTGGGGCCCTCCGAGCGTCTCGAGCCTGTACGACGCACGCGATTCTCTCTTCGTGGTCGATCAATCCTGGACGCTGCTGCGACGGGGCGACCGCGCCGAGTTCGCGGTGGGCATGCCGCCGCAGGGGGCACCTCTCCGCGTGACCATGGCCTACCTCGATCCGGCGGGCAACCCGGCGTCGACTGTCCATCGCATCAACGATCTCGACCTCCGCGTAACCGCGCCCGACGGCACGGTCTACCACGGCAACGTCGGCCTGCACGACGGGCTGTACTCAATGCCGGGCGGCGACCGCAACCAGGTCGACACCATCGAGAACGTGTTCATCGAGCGAGCCGACGCGGGCGTGTGGACCGTCGAAGTGGTCGCGCAAGAAATCAACGAAGACTCGGATCTCTCGACGCCGGGCATGGACGCCCACTTCTCGCTGGTCATCCAGGGTGGTGGCGTTGCCCCCATCTGCGGGGTTGACTTCGACAAGGACGGTAGGCTGACCATCTTCGACTTCGTGGGCTTTCAGTCGGCCTTCACTGATGGCGACCTGGCCGCCGATTTCGATCGCGACGGCGTGCTCACGATGTTCGACTTCATCCTGTTCCAATCACGCTTCGTCGTCGGCTGCTCCTGA
- the argH gene encoding argininosuccinate lyase: MSDSAKPASMWGGRFDEPPAELFKRFNDSLPIDWHMVQQDIAASSAWAQEIRDVGVLTEDECERITAGLREIAEHAASLPGAPVESGLEDVHTWVEHELVQRLGDLGKKLHTGRSRNDLVSTDFRLWTRQCIEVRRRELTDLRRALIDLAKKHAADPMPAYTHLQPAQPVTIGHWALAYEAMLARDSARLHDALDRVDECPLGCGALAGTAYDIDRHRLARNLGFARPSTNSLDAASDRDFALETLAIFAGCAIHLSRLAEDMIIYNSAEFALVKLSDKVTTGSSLMPQKKNPDALELIRGKAGRIASAHNQMLILLKAQPLAYNKDNQEDKAALFDAAAELSMCLRIGAMVVETTSFDLERCRARAAAGYANATELADYLVAKGVPFREAHEVAGKAVRAGLQAGLPLEELSLEQLRAIHPRIDDDVFGVLTIEATLQKRSAFGGTAPARVRESVAAARARLGHESGDAEAG; the protein is encoded by the coding sequence GTGAGTGATTCCGCAAAGCCCGCGTCGATGTGGGGCGGCCGATTCGACGAGCCGCCGGCCGAGTTGTTCAAGCGGTTCAACGACTCGCTGCCCATCGACTGGCACATGGTGCAGCAGGACATCGCCGCATCGAGCGCCTGGGCCCAGGAAATCCGCGACGTCGGCGTGCTGACCGAGGACGAGTGCGAGCGCATCACCGCAGGATTGCGCGAGATCGCCGAGCACGCCGCTTCGCTGCCGGGCGCGCCCGTCGAGTCGGGCCTCGAAGACGTGCACACCTGGGTCGAGCACGAGCTGGTCCAGCGTCTCGGCGACCTTGGCAAGAAGCTGCACACCGGCCGCAGCCGAAACGACCTGGTGTCCACCGACTTCCGCCTGTGGACGCGCCAGTGCATCGAGGTCCGCCGGCGTGAGCTGACCGACCTCCGCCGCGCCCTCATCGACCTGGCCAAGAAGCACGCCGCCGACCCGATGCCCGCGTACACCCACCTGCAACCCGCCCAGCCCGTCACCATCGGCCACTGGGCGCTCGCCTACGAGGCCATGCTCGCACGCGACAGCGCCCGCCTGCACGATGCGCTCGACCGCGTCGACGAGTGCCCGCTCGGCTGCGGCGCCCTTGCCGGCACGGCCTACGACATCGATCGCCACCGCCTCGCGCGCAATCTCGGCTTTGCGCGGCCCAGTACGAACAGCCTCGATGCCGCCAGCGACCGCGACTTCGCGCTCGAGACCCTCGCCATCTTCGCCGGCTGCGCCATCCACCTGTCGCGCCTGGCCGAGGACATGATCATCTACAACAGCGCCGAGTTCGCGCTGGTCAAGCTCAGCGACAAGGTCACCACCGGCTCGTCGCTCATGCCCCAGAAGAAGAACCCCGACGCGCTGGAGCTCATCCGCGGCAAGGCCGGCCGCATCGCGAGCGCCCACAACCAGATGCTCATCCTCCTGAAGGCCCAGCCGCTGGCGTACAACAAGGACAACCAGGAAGACAAGGCCGCCCTCTTCGACGCCGCCGCCGAGCTGAGCATGTGCCTGCGCATCGGCGCGATGGTCGTTGAGACGACTTCGTTCGACCTCGAGCGTTGCCGCGCCCGCGCCGCCGCCGGCTACGCCAACGCCACCGAACTGGCCGACTACCTCGTCGCCAAGGGCGTGCCCTTCCGCGAAGCCCACGAGGTCGCCGGCAAGGCCGTCCGCGCAGGCCTTCAGGCTGGGCTCCCGTTGGAAGAACTCTCGCTCGAGCAGCTGCGAGCGATCCATCCTCGGATCGACGACGACGTCTTCGGCGTGCTCACGATCGAGGCCACGCTGCAGAAGCGGTCGGCCTTTGGCGGCACGGCCCCCGCTCGCGTACGCGAGTCCGTCGCCGCCGCCCGGGCCCGTCTCGGCCACGAATCAGGGGATGCCGAGGCCGGCTAG